The following coding sequences lie in one Photobacterium sp. CCB-ST2H9 genomic window:
- a CDS encoding acetate/propionate family kinase, whose protein sequence is MSHSLVLVINSGSSSLKFALIDAVSGDARLTGLGECFGLSNASVSWKYDGEKASCALEATGNHHQQAIERLVTLLEELGLKQDIIAIGHRVVHGGERFSETVKIDENVLSQIDALSELAPLHNPAHVIGIRAAMSAFPFLPQYAVFDTAFHQSMPAKAYHYALPQKLYQDYGIRRYGFHGTSHYFVSQEAAKQLSKPAEKTNVITVHLGNGASICAVRNGKSVDTSMGFTPTAGLMMGTRCGDLDPGIIDFLMSKGWSQGDLQQALNKEAGFLGVSGLTSDCRGIVEAMEQGHEGATLAFEIFTYRVAKYIASYMVALDELDAIVFTGGIGENSLPVRSAVLKHLKIFGYREDTAGNEQARFGEKGIITKPNTPVAMVIPTNEEWVIAKESMALLHA, encoded by the coding sequence ATGAGCCATTCTTTAGTACTAGTGATTAATTCCGGAAGCTCCTCGCTTAAATTTGCCCTGATCGATGCCGTGAGCGGCGATGCCCGTCTGACCGGACTGGGGGAGTGTTTTGGTCTCAGCAACGCTTCTGTCAGCTGGAAATATGACGGTGAGAAAGCAAGCTGTGCGCTGGAAGCCACAGGAAACCATCACCAGCAGGCCATTGAACGCTTGGTGACCCTCCTGGAGGAACTGGGTCTGAAACAAGACATCATTGCGATTGGCCATCGGGTGGTACACGGCGGTGAGCGATTCAGTGAAACAGTGAAAATTGATGAGAACGTACTCAGTCAAATTGATGCACTGAGTGAACTGGCCCCGCTGCATAATCCGGCACATGTGATCGGCATTCGTGCAGCGATGAGCGCCTTCCCGTTTCTGCCTCAATATGCAGTGTTTGATACCGCTTTCCACCAGAGCATGCCAGCCAAAGCTTATCATTATGCTTTGCCGCAAAAACTGTATCAGGACTATGGGATCCGCCGTTACGGTTTCCACGGCACCAGCCATTATTTCGTCAGTCAGGAAGCGGCAAAACAGCTGAGTAAACCGGCTGAAAAAACCAATGTAATCACAGTTCACCTGGGCAACGGCGCGTCGATTTGTGCTGTGCGCAATGGCAAAAGTGTCGACACCAGCATGGGATTCACGCCGACAGCAGGTCTGATGATGGGTACACGCTGTGGCGATTTGGATCCGGGTATCATTGATTTTCTGATGAGCAAAGGCTGGAGTCAGGGGGATTTGCAGCAGGCACTGAACAAAGAAGCGGGCTTTTTGGGAGTCTCGGGCCTGACCAGCGACTGCCGAGGTATTGTTGAAGCCATGGAACAGGGCCATGAAGGCGCAACGCTGGCCTTTGAAATCTTCACCTACCGCGTTGCGAAATATATTGCTTCTTACATGGTGGCACTGGACGAGCTGGATGCGATCGTCTTTACCGGCGGTATTGGTGAGAATTCATTGCCGGTGCGCAGTGCAGTGCTGAAACACCTGAAGATTTTTGGTTACCGTGAAGATACCGCGGGGAATGAACAAGCCCGCTTTGGCGAGAAAGGCATCATTACCAAGCCGAATACCCCGGTTGCCATGGTGATCCCAACTAACGAAGAGTGGGTGATTGCCAAAGAATCAATGGCGCTGCTGCACGCCTGA
- a CDS encoding CatB-related O-acetyltransferase, translating into MATIFPSWLGGYELNKKITNPNIIVGDFTYYSGYYHDKHFEDYCVRYLMGDHCTKAVWDSGIFGDVDKLIIGKFCSIASGAVFMLAGNQGHRHDWISSYPFDVSEFGDKVKTGFARVGDTVIGNDVWIGSECVIMPGVHIADGAVIGARAVVTKDVPPYSVVVGNPGRVVKTRFNAEDVAKLLEMKWWDWPLSTLKANMDVMCSHDVDTLYQRFLSFSE; encoded by the coding sequence ATGGCAACTATCTTTCCCTCCTGGCTCGGCGGATACGAGCTCAATAAGAAAATTACAAACCCGAACATCATTGTCGGCGACTTTACTTATTATTCCGGTTATTACCACGATAAACATTTCGAGGATTATTGTGTCCGTTATCTGATGGGGGATCACTGCACCAAGGCCGTGTGGGATTCAGGTATCTTTGGGGATGTGGATAAGCTGATTATCGGCAAATTCTGCTCCATTGCATCTGGCGCTGTGTTTATGCTGGCGGGGAATCAGGGACACAGACATGACTGGATATCTTCTTACCCGTTTGATGTCAGCGAATTTGGCGATAAGGTGAAAACGGGCTTTGCCCGGGTCGGAGATACGGTCATTGGCAATGATGTCTGGATCGGCTCTGAGTGTGTGATCATGCCCGGCGTTCACATTGCCGATGGTGCCGTCATCGGGGCCAGAGCCGTCGTAACGAAAGATGTGCCGCCATACAGTGTTGTGGTCGGTAACCCGGGGCGCGTCGTCAAAACTCGCTTTAATGCGGAAGATGTGGCCAAGCTGCTTGAAATGAAATGGTGGGACTGGCCGTTATCGACACTGAAAGCCAATATGGACGTCATGTGCAGCCATGATGTGGATACCTTGTATCAGCGATTCCTTTCTTTTTCGGAGTAG
- a CDS encoding tetratricopeptide repeat protein has translation MSQLGLGVCLGIVLLIVAVSRYFALMKEVREAAREQARRDEKYRQVLEQAKAVEHEEKVRKAQSGHIPSILSLAKENEIGNLREAVSWYQKAAELGNEIGQNALARLCRQDVDDPHGEARSRYWTCIVKANHNDPEALFELGRYEIRGYGTAINTASGVGHLIQAAEMDYVPAQLFLGDWYVVESNPSPSPRSAFFWRLKSAVNRDPKGCIKVAYCYQTGIGVAKDRRRAIYWLEKATELGSVEAQYLAGKMHLNYDQPVTNVTDAAVAYIWFSVAFASGYQDAKKERDMAVQHVGIESILNVQKVAKQIYKLVHNPPVPEHAIMDLLDKVYDRSKYRPTDAELDGALGRINEDIDQVDYQTAAPAAPAQSGGTGSAPTNWSGDMVTTESFTS, from the coding sequence ATGTCACAACTCGGTTTAGGCGTCTGCCTTGGTATTGTATTGCTGATTGTGGCGGTTTCCCGGTATTTTGCTCTGATGAAAGAAGTCCGCGAGGCAGCCAGAGAGCAGGCTCGCAGGGACGAAAAATACCGCCAGGTATTAGAACAGGCAAAGGCTGTTGAACACGAAGAAAAAGTCAGAAAGGCTCAGTCAGGTCATATTCCAAGCATTCTGTCATTAGCGAAGGAAAATGAAATTGGCAATCTCCGTGAAGCAGTCAGTTGGTACCAGAAAGCCGCTGAGCTTGGTAACGAAATTGGACAGAATGCGCTGGCAAGATTATGCCGCCAGGATGTTGATGATCCGCATGGTGAGGCCAGGTCTCGCTATTGGACTTGTATTGTCAAAGCAAATCATAATGACCCGGAAGCCTTGTTTGAGCTGGGCCGTTATGAAATTCGGGGATACGGCACTGCCATCAATACCGCTTCGGGTGTCGGACATCTGATCCAGGCGGCAGAAATGGATTATGTGCCGGCGCAGCTGTTTCTCGGCGACTGGTATGTGGTGGAATCGAATCCGTCCCCATCACCCCGCAGTGCCTTCTTCTGGCGGCTGAAATCAGCCGTGAACAGAGATCCGAAGGGCTGTATTAAGGTGGCCTATTGTTATCAGACGGGAATTGGCGTAGCCAAAGATCGTCGCCGTGCAATTTACTGGCTGGAAAAAGCCACAGAGCTGGGCAGTGTGGAAGCACAATACCTGGCGGGTAAAATGCATCTGAACTATGACCAGCCTGTCACCAATGTGACGGATGCGGCTGTTGCTTATATCTGGTTCTCCGTTGCTTTTGCATCTGGCTATCAGGATGCCAAGAAAGAACGGGACATGGCGGTACAGCATGTCGGGATTGAATCCATTCTGAATGTGCAGAAAGTGGCGAAGCAGATTTATAAGCTGGTTCATAATCCGCCAGTTCCTGAACATGCCATTATGGACTTGCTGGATAAAGTGTATGACCGCTCTAAATATCGTCCGACCGACGCAGAGCTGGACGGCGCACTGGGCCGCATCAATGAAGATATAGATCAAGTGGATTATCAGACCGCTGCACCCGCTGCGCCTGCGCAGTCTGGGGGAACCGGTTCTGCTCCGACAAACTGGAGCGGAGACATGGTGACGACAGAATCCTTCACATCCTGA
- a CDS encoding organic hydroperoxide resistance protein, producing the protein MKTVYTTSAKALAGRNGQVATDDGLLSVSLSYPKALGGTGEATNPEQLFAAGYSACFSNAVLHIARLQKLALKEAPTTAQVQLLAKEDGGFALAVDLEVELAMENEAAIALVKAAHQVCPYSNAVSGNVAVGLKVNGISLN; encoded by the coding sequence ATGAAAACAGTTTATACCACTTCAGCAAAAGCACTGGCGGGTCGCAATGGTCAGGTAGCAACCGATGACGGATTACTGAGTGTATCGCTGAGTTACCCGAAAGCACTGGGCGGAACCGGTGAAGCGACCAATCCTGAGCAGCTGTTCGCTGCAGGTTATTCGGCCTGTTTTTCGAATGCTGTGCTCCACATTGCCCGTCTGCAAAAGCTGGCTCTGAAAGAAGCACCCACGACGGCGCAGGTGCAGTTGCTGGCCAAAGAGGACGGTGGATTTGCTCTGGCCGTCGATCTTGAGGTGGAACTGGCGATGGAAAACGAGGCCGCGATTGCACTGGTGAAAGCCGCGCATCAGGTTTGTCCGTATTCCAATGCTGTCAGCGGCAACGTTGCCGTGGGCCTGAAAGTGAATGGTATTTCACTGAACTAA
- a CDS encoding MarR family winged helix-turn-helix transcriptional regulator, with protein sequence MSDAPQIPANITLDDMICFSLYSASNAMIRAYRPMLDALNLTYPQYLVMLVMWERKCLSVKALGEKLHLDSGTLTPLLKRLESKGLVIRRRSETDERVREISLTDEGKAMQQQAAQVPASLLCKVDMPLTSLKTLKDTCDALYAALSGLE encoded by the coding sequence ATGTCTGATGCCCCGCAAATTCCAGCCAATATCACGCTGGATGACATGATCTGTTTCTCCCTTTACAGTGCTTCAAACGCCATGATCCGAGCCTACCGGCCGATGCTGGATGCACTGAACCTGACCTATCCGCAATACCTGGTCATGCTGGTCATGTGGGAAAGAAAATGTCTCAGCGTGAAAGCGCTGGGAGAAAAACTCCACCTGGATTCAGGCACATTAACGCCTTTACTGAAACGACTGGAGAGTAAAGGACTGGTCATTCGCCGGAGAAGCGAAACGGACGAAAGGGTTCGTGAAATCAGCCTGACGGACGAAGGAAAGGCAATGCAGCAGCAAGCCGCACAAGTCCCGGCGTCGCTGCTGTGTAAAGTCGACATGCCGCTGACATCACTCAAAACGCTGAAAGACACCTGCGATGCACTGTATGCGGCGCTGTCCGGGCTGGAGTAA
- the putP gene encoding sodium/proline symporter PutP, with translation MIENSFAITGTFIVYLIVMLAIGYYAYKRTADSSDYFLGGRSLGPWPAALSAGASDMSGWLLLGLPGYAFAAGMESLWLAGGLLLGTWLNWLICAKRLRTYTITADNSITIPEYLSNRFKDNSKLIQTISAFFILMFFLFYTSSGLVAGGKLFETVFGLDYKIAVVVGTLCVVSYTLFGGFLAVSWTDLVQGLLMSAALLIVPIAAMQGGFGDLAASLEAKNPDLMTIFNDVKGQPLTAISIISLAAWGLGYFGQPHILARFNATRSNKDIGTARRIAVTWTALSMAGAILVGLVGILYVDNQLAGDLADGEKIFMLLVNSIFHPVMAGILLAAILAAIMSTADSQLLVSSSALAEDFYKQVIRKDASTEEIVMVGRVAVIVLSVIALILAMNPDSTVLGLVSYAWAGFGAAFGPALLLSLFWKDMNRNGALAGIIVGALTVVIWKQLTGGIFDMYEIVPGFVFALIAIVAVSKATGGASSDLHEQHATFEKNLKAFD, from the coding sequence ATGATAGAAAATAGCTTTGCTATCACAGGTACGTTTATTGTGTATCTGATTGTAATGCTGGCAATCGGGTATTACGCCTATAAACGCACAGCAGATTCATCAGACTACTTCCTGGGCGGTCGTTCACTGGGCCCGTGGCCTGCGGCATTGTCTGCCGGTGCATCTGATATGAGTGGCTGGCTGCTGCTGGGTCTGCCCGGCTATGCTTTTGCTGCCGGTATGGAGTCGCTGTGGCTGGCTGGTGGCCTGCTGCTGGGTACATGGCTGAACTGGCTGATTTGTGCCAAGCGTCTGCGTACCTACACAATTACTGCCGATAATTCGATCACGATTCCTGAATATCTGTCGAATCGATTCAAGGATAACTCTAAGTTAATCCAGACAATTTCAGCCTTCTTCATTTTGATGTTCTTCCTTTTCTATACCAGTTCCGGCTTGGTCGCAGGCGGTAAACTGTTCGAAACCGTATTTGGTCTGGACTACAAAATTGCTGTGGTTGTCGGTACGCTTTGCGTCGTTTCCTATACGCTGTTTGGTGGCTTCCTGGCGGTATCCTGGACTGACCTTGTTCAGGGCCTGCTGATGAGTGCTGCACTGTTGATTGTACCTATCGCTGCAATGCAGGGCGGTTTCGGGGATCTGGCTGCTTCTCTGGAAGCGAAGAACCCGGATCTGATGACTATATTCAACGACGTGAAAGGTCAGCCGCTGACGGCAATCAGCATTATTTCTCTGGCGGCCTGGGGCCTGGGCTATTTTGGTCAGCCGCACATCCTGGCGCGTTTCAATGCGACCCGTTCCAACAAAGACATTGGTACGGCTCGCCGTATCGCCGTGACCTGGACTGCACTGTCCATGGCGGGGGCGATTCTGGTTGGTCTGGTCGGCATTTTGTATGTGGATAACCAGCTGGCCGGCGATCTGGCTGATGGCGAAAAAATCTTCATGCTGCTGGTGAACTCCATCTTCCACCCAGTGATGGCTGGTATTCTGCTGGCGGCTATTCTGGCGGCAATTATGAGTACGGCGGATTCTCAGCTGCTGGTTTCTTCGTCTGCACTGGCAGAAGATTTTTATAAGCAAGTGATCCGCAAAGATGCTTCAACTGAAGAGATCGTGATGGTCGGCCGTGTGGCTGTGATTGTACTGTCAGTGATTGCCCTGATTCTGGCGATGAATCCGGACAGCACGGTTCTGGGTCTGGTTTCTTATGCCTGGGCCGGATTCGGTGCGGCATTTGGTCCTGCGCTGCTGCTGAGCCTGTTCTGGAAAGATATGAACCGGAATGGTGCACTGGCAGGTATCATTGTGGGTGCACTGACTGTGGTGATCTGGAAACAGCTGACCGGCGGTATCTTTGATATGTACGAAATCGTTCCCGGATTTGTTTTCGCTCTGATTGCTATTGTGGCTGTCAGCAAGGCCACCGGCGGTGCGTCTTCAGACCTGCACGAACAGCATGCTACGTTCGAGAAAAACCTGAAAGCGTTCGATTAA
- a CDS encoding aldehyde dehydrogenase family protein, which yields MTTSIQALVDQSNAAWENWNNLGFEKRITQLTQWSSKLESDVAAMVAFQCRNANAHVAETELMPGPTGETNELYCAGRGIFVVTADADTPLVAVAGQLTAALVTGNTVLLCLPEGFAKSAQQMVSELEQAELPKGVVLPVSADKLDDIVRHTAVAGVVYAGKRETALSLSRDLAARDGLLGQLIAESDFESYPVIGSPTYSLRFVTERTRTINITAVGGNATLLELGSGEEVH from the coding sequence ATGACAACAAGTATTCAAGCACTCGTCGATCAGAGCAATGCAGCCTGGGAAAACTGGAATAACCTGGGTTTTGAAAAACGGATCACTCAGCTGACTCAGTGGAGCAGCAAGCTGGAATCTGACGTGGCGGCGATGGTGGCATTTCAGTGCCGGAACGCCAATGCACATGTTGCTGAAACGGAACTGATGCCAGGACCCACGGGTGAAACCAATGAACTGTACTGTGCAGGCCGCGGCATTTTTGTGGTCACGGCAGATGCAGATACACCTTTGGTTGCGGTTGCCGGTCAGCTGACGGCAGCGCTGGTGACCGGGAATACGGTGTTGCTGTGCCTGCCGGAAGGCTTTGCGAAATCAGCGCAGCAAATGGTGTCTGAACTGGAGCAGGCTGAACTGCCGAAGGGCGTTGTGCTGCCGGTCAGTGCCGACAAACTTGATGACATTGTACGCCATACCGCTGTTGCCGGTGTGGTTTATGCAGGAAAACGCGAGACAGCGCTGTCGCTGTCCCGTGATTTGGCAGCCCGAGACGGGCTGCTGGGTCAGCTGATTGCTGAGTCTGACTTCGAGTCTTACCCGGTGATTGGCAGCCCGACTTATTCGCTGCGTTTTGTGACAGAAAGAACGCGAACCATCAATATCACGGCAGTTGGCGGTAACGCGACACTGCTGGAGTTGGGGAGCGGCGAAGAAGTACATTAA
- the putA gene encoding bifunctional proline dehydrogenase/L-glutamate gamma-semialdehyde dehydrogenase PutA, translated as MFNAADALQPSFIEQPLDALWQQISPLYSVDESAWLEQLLPLAEPSEQERQYTTDKATSLIEQVRADRSAIQMIDALLLEYSLDTKEGILLMCLAEALLRIPDAATADALIRDKLSVADWKTHLKNSDSLFVNASTWGLMLTGKVISMDAKQDGSPARVINRLTNKMSEPVIRKAMHQAMKIMGHQFVLGRTIGEAMKNGQSKRDKGFTYSFDMLGEAALTQDDAKKYFNDYIEAIEAVGLNNKKHSNSPCPTVSIKLSALHPRYDVSNEDRVLTEMFDTVLELLKRARELNVGITIDAEEADRLELSLKLFEKLYRSEEVKGWGRFGLVVQAYSKRALPVLAWLAALSKEQGDVIPLRLVKGAYWDSELKLCQQSGYQGYPVYTRKEATDTSYLACARFLLSPHIRGLIFPQFASHNAHTVTAILAMAKHRDFEFQRLHGMGDALYNHVMALYGVNVRIYAPVGSHKDLLPYLVRRLLENGANSSFVHRLVDARCPISDLVQHPVDMLRSRPTLHNHLIPLPNDIFGADRKNSAGINIDIASEWQPFRESVEAYAEHHWTAGAIVNGEMQSGDIYKVTAPYDRRESVGEVAFASSELVAKAIDVAAEAFPAWSATPAAERGACLQRLADLLEANTGELVALCHREAGKTIQDSIDEIREAVDFLRFYSHQAATEFAAGKPVVGFDGQERTLTYQGRGVFACISPWNFPLAIFLGQVSAALAAGNTVVCKPAEQTSLIAFRAIQMMLEAGVPAGAIQFVPGRGAEVGSVLTSDARIAGVAFTGSTETAQRINRTLAARDCDPVPFIAETGGQNAMIVDSTALPEQVVRDVVRSAFASAGQRCSALRVLFVQEDVADRVVGLIKGAMAELKVGRPELHSTDVGPVIDATAKQKLLTHIGALKNQAKMVAQASASADCAHGDFVLPTAFEIRGINVLQNENFGPILHIVRFKASELDQVIDQINQTGFGLTMGVHSRNERTYSHIERRARVGNCYINRDQVGAVVGVQPFGGQGLSGTGPKAGGPHYLYRFTKDVFTA; from the coding sequence ATGTTCAATGCGGCAGATGCCCTTCAGCCATCTTTTATTGAGCAACCTTTAGATGCACTATGGCAGCAGATCTCACCGCTTTATTCGGTTGATGAATCTGCCTGGCTGGAACAACTGTTGCCTCTGGCTGAGCCTTCTGAACAAGAGCGTCAGTACACCACGGATAAGGCCACCAGCCTGATCGAACAGGTGCGTGCTGATCGCAGTGCAATCCAGATGATTGATGCCCTGTTGCTGGAATACAGCCTGGACACAAAAGAAGGCATTTTGCTGATGTGTCTGGCCGAAGCCCTGTTGCGGATTCCTGATGCAGCGACAGCAGATGCGCTGATCCGCGATAAGCTGAGCGTTGCGGACTGGAAGACTCACCTGAAAAACTCCGATTCCCTGTTTGTGAATGCATCCACCTGGGGTCTGATGCTGACCGGTAAAGTGATCAGCATGGACGCCAAGCAAGATGGCAGCCCTGCACGTGTGATCAACCGCCTGACGAATAAAATGTCTGAGCCGGTGATCCGTAAAGCGATGCATCAGGCCATGAAAATCATGGGCCACCAGTTCGTGCTGGGCCGTACCATTGGCGAAGCCATGAAAAATGGTCAGTCGAAGCGCGATAAAGGGTTCACCTATTCGTTCGATATGCTGGGTGAAGCGGCACTGACGCAGGACGATGCCAAGAAATACTTCAACGATTATATTGAAGCGATTGAAGCCGTTGGCCTGAACAACAAAAAGCATTCCAATTCACCTTGCCCGACCGTTTCGATCAAACTGTCTGCATTGCACCCGCGTTACGATGTTTCTAACGAAGACCGTGTCCTGACAGAAATGTTTGACACCGTGCTGGAACTGCTCAAACGCGCCCGCGAACTGAACGTTGGCATCACGATCGATGCGGAAGAAGCCGATCGTCTGGAACTGTCTCTGAAACTGTTTGAAAAACTGTACCGTTCAGAAGAAGTGAAAGGCTGGGGCCGTTTTGGTCTGGTCGTTCAGGCGTACTCGAAGCGTGCGCTACCTGTTCTGGCCTGGCTGGCAGCACTGAGTAAAGAACAGGGGGATGTGATCCCGCTGCGTCTGGTAAAAGGTGCGTACTGGGACAGCGAACTGAAACTGTGTCAGCAAAGCGGTTACCAGGGTTATCCGGTATATACCCGCAAGGAAGCGACAGATACGTCTTATCTGGCTTGTGCGCGCTTCCTGTTGTCGCCACACATTCGTGGCCTGATCTTCCCGCAGTTTGCAAGCCACAACGCTCACACGGTGACTGCAATTCTGGCAATGGCCAAGCACCGTGACTTTGAATTCCAGCGCCTGCACGGCATGGGTGATGCGCTGTATAACCACGTGATGGCGCTCTATGGCGTGAACGTCCGTATTTATGCGCCGGTCGGCAGCCATAAAGATCTGTTGCCGTATCTGGTTCGCCGTCTGCTGGAAAATGGTGCGAACAGCTCTTTCGTCCACCGTCTGGTTGATGCCCGTTGTCCGATTTCGGATCTGGTTCAGCATCCGGTCGATATGCTGCGTTCGCGTCCGACGCTGCATAACCATCTGATCCCGTTGCCAAACGATATCTTTGGTGCTGATCGCAAGAACTCTGCCGGTATCAATATTGATATCGCTTCTGAGTGGCAGCCATTCCGTGAATCCGTTGAAGCTTATGCGGAGCACCACTGGACTGCTGGCGCGATTGTGAACGGCGAAATGCAGAGCGGTGACATTTACAAAGTGACTGCACCTTATGACCGTCGTGAATCGGTCGGTGAGGTTGCCTTTGCCAGCAGCGAGCTGGTGGCGAAAGCAATTGATGTTGCCGCTGAAGCTTTCCCGGCATGGTCGGCGACTCCGGCTGCGGAGCGCGGTGCCTGCCTTCAGCGTCTGGCAGATCTGCTGGAAGCCAATACCGGTGAGCTGGTTGCGCTGTGTCATCGTGAAGCCGGTAAAACAATTCAGGACAGTATTGACGAGATCCGTGAAGCGGTGGACTTCCTGCGCTTCTATTCGCATCAGGCTGCCACTGAATTTGCGGCAGGGAAACCTGTGGTGGGCTTTGACGGACAGGAACGCACACTGACCTATCAGGGACGTGGCGTGTTCGCCTGTATCAGTCCATGGAACTTCCCGTTGGCCATTTTCCTCGGTCAGGTGTCTGCGGCACTGGCGGCAGGGAACACTGTGGTCTGTAAACCGGCAGAGCAAACATCTCTGATTGCATTCCGTGCCATCCAGATGATGCTGGAAGCCGGTGTTCCGGCGGGTGCGATTCAGTTTGTTCCGGGTCGCGGTGCAGAAGTGGGTTCAGTGCTGACTTCAGATGCCCGAATCGCCGGTGTTGCCTTTACCGGTTCTACAGAGACTGCACAGCGCATCAACCGCACACTGGCGGCGCGTGATTGCGATCCGGTGCCGTTTATCGCAGAAACCGGCGGCCAGAACGCCATGATCGTCGACAGTACCGCGTTGCCGGAGCAGGTCGTCCGTGATGTTGTTCGCTCTGCCTTTGCATCTGCCGGACAGCGTTGTTCAGCGCTGCGCGTTCTGTTTGTGCAGGAAGATGTTGCAGACCGCGTGGTCGGCCTGATCAAAGGAGCGATGGCGGAACTGAAGGTTGGCCGTCCTGAGCTGCACAGTACAGATGTTGGTCCGGTCATTGACGCAACTGCGAAACAGAAGCTGCTGACGCACATTGGCGCCCTGAAGAACCAGGCCAAAATGGTTGCGCAGGCATCGGCCAGCGCGGATTGCGCCCATGGTGACTTCGTACTGCCGACAGCGTTTGAAATTCGCGGTATCAATGTGCTGCAAAATGAGAACTTTGGTCCGATTCTGCATATCGTGCGCTTCAAGGCCAGTGAGCTGGATCAGGTGATTGATCAGATCAACCAGACCGGCTTTGGCCTGACGATGGGTGTTCACAGCCGTAACGAACGTACTTACAGCCATATTGAGCGTCGTGCCCGTGTCGGTAACTGCTATATCAACCGTGATCAGGTGGGTGCTGTGGTCGGTGTTCAGCCGTTCGGTGGACAGGGACTGTCTGGTACAGGCCCGAAAGCAGGTGGTCCGCACTACCTGTATCGTTTCACGAAAGATGTGTTCACTGCGTAA